A single genomic interval of Lacrimispora sphenoides JCM 1415 harbors:
- the rsmD gene encoding 16S rRNA (guanine(966)-N(2))-methyltransferase RsmD, translating to MRVIAGKARRLVLKTIEGQDTRPTTDRIKETLFNMIQGDMPDCCFLDLFSGSGAIGIEALSRGARLAVMVEQSPGAAECIRENLKTTRLEDGAIVMNCDVMTGLGRLEGKGYVFDFIFMDPPYNQDLEKKVLQYLADSRMIDEDTTMIVEASLETSFDFLENLGYRMIREKNYKTNKHAFIARKER from the coding sequence ATGAGAGTAATTGCCGGAAAAGCCAGGAGGCTTGTTTTGAAGACGATAGAGGGGCAGGATACACGGCCTACGACAGATAGAATTAAAGAAACACTTTTTAATATGATACAAGGGGACATGCCTGATTGCTGTTTTTTGGATTTGTTCTCTGGCAGCGGGGCTATCGGTATTGAGGCGCTGAGCCGGGGAGCCAGGCTGGCGGTTATGGTGGAACAGAGTCCGGGGGCAGCAGAATGCATCCGTGAGAATTTAAAGACCACCAGGCTGGAGGATGGCGCCATTGTGATGAACTGTGACGTTATGACAGGACTTGGAAGGCTGGAAGGGAAAGGGTATGTATTTGATTTTATATTTATGGACCCTCCCTATAATCAGGATTTGGAAAAAAAGGTTTTGCAGTATCTGGCTGATTCCCGGATGATTGATGAGGACACGACGATGATTGTGGAAGCTTCTTTAGAAACTTCTTTTGATTTTTTGGAGAATCTGGGATACCGGATGATAAGGGAAAAGAATTATAAAACCAATAAACATGCTTTTATAGCAAGGAAAGAACGATAA
- the coaD gene encoding pantetheine-phosphate adenylyltransferase: MRKAVYPGSFDPVTFGHLDIIERSARMSDHLIIGVLNNNSKTPLFSVEERVNMLKSLTKHLPNVEVESFGGLLVDFVRAKQADAVIRGLRAVTDFEYELQIAQTNRVMAPEIDTVFLTTNLKYSYLSSSIVKEIAAYGGEINTFVPACVAERVMKKMEDRMK; this comes from the coding sequence ATGAGAAAAGCAGTGTATCCGGGAAGCTTTGATCCGGTGACGTTTGGTCATCTGGATATTATAGAACGTTCTGCCAGGATGTCGGATCATCTGATCATAGGAGTTTTAAATAATAATTCAAAAACTCCGTTGTTTTCTGTAGAAGAACGTGTTAATATGTTAAAGAGCCTTACGAAACACCTTCCCAACGTGGAGGTGGAATCGTTTGGAGGACTTTTGGTAGATTTTGTACGAGCCAAACAGGCGGATGCAGTGATTCGCGGGCTTCGGGCTGTAACGGATTTTGAATATGAATTGCAGATCGCACAGACAAACCGGGTCATGGCCCCAGAAATTGATACTGTGTTTTTGACGACGAATTTAAAATATTCTTACTTGAGTTCCAGCATTGTGAAGGAGATCGCCGCCTATGGTGGAGAGATAAACACGTTTGTACCTGCATGCGTTGCGGAGCGTGTAATGAAGAAGATGGAAGATAGAATGAAATAA
- a CDS encoding vacuolar family H+-ATPase subunit H, producing MMSRIEQLIGEIEEYIDSCKYQPLSNSKIVVNRDELEELLVELRLRIPDEIKQYQKIISNRDAIMSEARQQADSILAQANAQTNELVNEHEIMQKAYTQANDIIEQANSQAQQIVEQAVSDANGIRQSSVQYTDDMLKSLQTIISHSMEGAQGRFDAFMTSMQSSYDIVSSNRQELTGAVMPVEGTEENGTTE from the coding sequence ATGATGAGCAGAATTGAACAGTTAATCGGTGAAATTGAAGAATATATTGACAGCTGCAAATACCAGCCGCTCTCCAACAGTAAGATTGTGGTAAACAGGGATGAACTTGAAGAGCTTCTGGTAGAACTTCGTCTGCGCATCCCGGATGAAATCAAGCAGTACCAGAAGATCATCAGCAATCGTGACGCCATTATGAGTGAAGCCCGCCAGCAGGCGGATTCTATTTTGGCCCAGGCCAATGCTCAGACAAATGAGCTGGTTAATGAGCATGAGATTATGCAGAAAGCATATACCCAGGCCAATGATATTATTGAACAGGCCAACAGCCAAGCCCAGCAGATCGTGGAACAGGCGGTTTCTGACGCCAACGGAATCAGGCAAAGCTCTGTCCAGTATACGGATGACATGTTAAAGAGCCTTCAGACTATTATCAGTCATTCCATGGAAGGAGCTCAGGGCCGCTTTGATGCCTTTATGACTTCCATGCAGTCAAGCTATGATATCGTTTCCTCTAACCGCCAGGAGCTGACAGGAGCTGTCATGCCCGTGGAAGGAACGGAAGAAAACGGGACAACAGAATAA